From a single Solanum dulcamara chromosome 4, daSolDulc1.2, whole genome shotgun sequence genomic region:
- the LOC129886914 gene encoding protein EMSY-LIKE 3-like isoform X2 produces MDYEPYDSSGTDDDLPPSHQNRIPRGGGRMNGNGRSAVMASVTYQRMYGETDMEAQIHQLEQEAYSSVLRAFKAQADAISWEKESLITELRKELRLSNEEHRELLGRVNADDVIRRIREWRQSGAHQPGMHGTGQAIHDPLPSPSVSASRKKQKIAPPLPSQSFAGPSPTFHPPALAAGNQPSSSAAKRGPMMGPKGKKSKSGQMMPGAPSMKMQYPSSGPFGRGQFDNRVSEPAKAASVDSLIGRKVRTRWPDDNNFYEAVITDYNKAEISPEDIQWEGEDPGISRHGNYDGSGRGVNRPVGRDSGPGAGRGRGLAKPQSRKGFPPSQNGGKKGSDDIQLLHTDTLIKEVERVFGASRPDPLEVEKAKKVLKEHEQALLEAISRLGEISDGESDEHFMQAMTQE; encoded by the exons ATGGACTACGAACCGTACGACAGCAGTG GAACAGATGATGATCTTCCCCCATCACATCAAAATAGGATTCCAAGAGGTGGTGGCCGCATGAATGGAAATGGGAGATCTGCTGTCATGGCTTCTGTAACCTACCAAAGGATGTATGGTGAAACTGATATGGAGGCCCAAATTCACCAGCTTGAGCAAGAAGCATACAGTTCGGTTCTAAGAGCCTTTAAAGCTCAAGCTGATGCCATTTCTTGG GAGAAAGAAAGTTTGATAACGGAGTTAAGAAAAGAGTTAAGATTGTCCAATGAAGAACATAGAGAACTTCTTGGTAGAGTTAATGCTGATGATGTCATCCGAAGAATAAG GGAGTGGAGGCAATCAGGGGCTCATCAGCCTGGTATGCATGGCACTGGTCAAGCTATTCACGACCCATTACCCAGTCCTTCTGTCTCAGCTTCACGGAAGAAACAGAAGATAGCTCCACCTTTACCGTCACAGTCCTTTGCTGGACCATCTCCTACTTTTCACCCACCTGCTCTGGCTGCTGGAAACCAGCCATCTTCATCTGCTGCCAAGAGAGGGCCTATGATGGGGCCTAAGGGCAAAAAAAGTAAATCT GGCCAGATGATGCCTGGTGCACCTTCTATGAAAATGCAGTACCCGTCTTCTGGTCCATTTGGAAGAGGCCAATTCGATAATCGGGTTTCTGAACCTGCTAAAGCGGCATCAGTTGATTCATTGATTGGAAGGAAAGTAAGGACTAGATGGCCTGATGACAATAATTTTTATGAGGCAGTCATTACTGACTATAACAAAGCCGAG ATTTCTCCAGAAGATATTCAGTGGGAGGGTGAAGATCCAGGAATTTCTCGTCATGGAAATTATGATGGATCAGGCCGTGGTGTGAATAGGCCTGTAGGGCGTGATAGTGGTCCAGGTGCAGGGAGGGGGAGGGGGTTGGCTAAACCTCAGTCCAGAAAAGGCTTTCCACCGTCACAGAATGGAGGAAAGAAAGGTTCTGATGATATCCAGTTACTTCACACAGACACACTGATTAAAGAG GTGGAGAGGGTCTTTGGCGCCAGTCGTCCAGATCCCTTGGAAGTCGAGAAGGCAAAGAAAGTGCTAAAG GAGCATGAGCAAGCACTTCTGGAGGCAATCTCAAGGCTCGGGGAGATCTCTGATGGAGAGAGTG ATGAACATTTCATGCAAGCAATGACCCAGGAATGA
- the LOC129886914 gene encoding protein EMSY-LIKE 3-like isoform X1 has protein sequence MDYEPYDSSGTDDDLPPSHQNRIPRGGGRMNGNGRSAVMASVTYQRMYGETDMEAQIHQLEQEAYSSVLRAFKAQADAISWEKESLITELRKELRLSNEEHRELLGRVNADDVIRRIREWRQSGAHQPGMHGTGQAIHDPLPSPSVSASRKKQKIAPPLPSQSFAGPSPTFHPPALAAGNQPSSSAAKRGPMMGPKGKKSKSGQMMPGAPSMKMQYPSSGPFGRGQFDNRVSEPAKAASVDSLIGRKVRTRWPDDNNFYEAVITDYNKAEGRHALVYDMSTANETWEWVNLSEISPEDIQWEGEDPGISRHGNYDGSGRGVNRPVGRDSGPGAGRGRGLAKPQSRKGFPPSQNGGKKGSDDIQLLHTDTLIKEVERVFGASRPDPLEVEKAKKVLKEHEQALLEAISRLGEISDGESDEHFMQAMTQE, from the exons ATGGACTACGAACCGTACGACAGCAGTG GAACAGATGATGATCTTCCCCCATCACATCAAAATAGGATTCCAAGAGGTGGTGGCCGCATGAATGGAAATGGGAGATCTGCTGTCATGGCTTCTGTAACCTACCAAAGGATGTATGGTGAAACTGATATGGAGGCCCAAATTCACCAGCTTGAGCAAGAAGCATACAGTTCGGTTCTAAGAGCCTTTAAAGCTCAAGCTGATGCCATTTCTTGG GAGAAAGAAAGTTTGATAACGGAGTTAAGAAAAGAGTTAAGATTGTCCAATGAAGAACATAGAGAACTTCTTGGTAGAGTTAATGCTGATGATGTCATCCGAAGAATAAG GGAGTGGAGGCAATCAGGGGCTCATCAGCCTGGTATGCATGGCACTGGTCAAGCTATTCACGACCCATTACCCAGTCCTTCTGTCTCAGCTTCACGGAAGAAACAGAAGATAGCTCCACCTTTACCGTCACAGTCCTTTGCTGGACCATCTCCTACTTTTCACCCACCTGCTCTGGCTGCTGGAAACCAGCCATCTTCATCTGCTGCCAAGAGAGGGCCTATGATGGGGCCTAAGGGCAAAAAAAGTAAATCT GGCCAGATGATGCCTGGTGCACCTTCTATGAAAATGCAGTACCCGTCTTCTGGTCCATTTGGAAGAGGCCAATTCGATAATCGGGTTTCTGAACCTGCTAAAGCGGCATCAGTTGATTCATTGATTGGAAGGAAAGTAAGGACTAGATGGCCTGATGACAATAATTTTTATGAGGCAGTCATTACTGACTATAACAAAGCCGAG GGTAGACATGCTCTTGTTTATGACATGAGTACTGCAAATGAGACGTGGGAATGGGTTAATCTTTCAGAG ATTTCTCCAGAAGATATTCAGTGGGAGGGTGAAGATCCAGGAATTTCTCGTCATGGAAATTATGATGGATCAGGCCGTGGTGTGAATAGGCCTGTAGGGCGTGATAGTGGTCCAGGTGCAGGGAGGGGGAGGGGGTTGGCTAAACCTCAGTCCAGAAAAGGCTTTCCACCGTCACAGAATGGAGGAAAGAAAGGTTCTGATGATATCCAGTTACTTCACACAGACACACTGATTAAAGAG GTGGAGAGGGTCTTTGGCGCCAGTCGTCCAGATCCCTTGGAAGTCGAGAAGGCAAAGAAAGTGCTAAAG GAGCATGAGCAAGCACTTCTGGAGGCAATCTCAAGGCTCGGGGAGATCTCTGATGGAGAGAGTG ATGAACATTTCATGCAAGCAATGACCCAGGAATGA